From Ramlibacter agri, a single genomic window includes:
- a CDS encoding DegQ family serine endoprotease yields the protein MSAMDWKKVRGLALAASLAVTGAATLVPLPAPAQSAPQPRSLPDFTELVEQVSPAVVNIRTLERGRAGANGQMDEEMQDFFRRFFGVPAPQTPNSPRGQRPNPPRGDRGDRGGGGGGGGGGGGGGGGGGDNDEEQPRGVGSGFILTADGYVMTNAHVVEGADEVMVTLTDKREFKAKIIGSDKRSDVAVVKIEATGLPAVRFGDVSKLKVGEWVMAIGSPFGLENTVTAGIVSAKGRDTGDYLPFIQTDVAINPGNSGGPLINMRGEVVGINSQIYSRSGGFMGISFAIPIDEATRVAEQLRVSGRVQRGRIGVQIDQVSRDVAESLGLGRPQGALVRSVETGSPADKAGVEAGDIITKFNGQVIDRATDLPRLVGNTKPGSRANLTVFRRGGTHDLNVTVAEFEADKPAMRPARATPEDKPKAASPAAASLGLTVSELTDAQKRELHVKGGVKVDSVTESAQRAGIREGDIIVAIGNTDINSVKEFDAVIARVDKSKAIPVLLRRGELATYLVIRPARG from the coding sequence ATGTCCGCTATGGATTGGAAGAAGGTGCGCGGGCTCGCGCTGGCCGCCTCGCTGGCCGTGACCGGCGCGGCCACGCTGGTGCCCTTGCCGGCGCCCGCGCAGTCGGCCCCGCAACCGCGTTCGCTGCCCGATTTCACCGAGCTGGTGGAGCAGGTGAGCCCCGCCGTCGTCAACATCCGCACCCTCGAGCGAGGGCGCGCCGGCGCCAACGGCCAGATGGACGAGGAGATGCAGGACTTCTTCCGGCGCTTCTTCGGCGTCCCCGCGCCGCAGACTCCCAACAGCCCGCGCGGGCAGCGGCCCAACCCGCCCCGCGGCGACCGGGGTGATCGTGGTGGTGGCGGCGGCGGCGGTGGCGGTGGCGGTGGCGGTGGCGGCGGCGGCGGCGACAACGACGAGGAGCAGCCGCGCGGCGTCGGCTCCGGCTTCATCCTCACCGCCGACGGTTACGTGATGACGAACGCCCACGTGGTGGAGGGCGCCGACGAAGTGATGGTCACGCTCACCGACAAGCGCGAGTTCAAGGCCAAGATCATCGGCTCGGACAAGCGCAGCGACGTGGCGGTCGTGAAGATCGAAGCCACCGGCCTGCCGGCCGTGCGCTTCGGCGACGTCAGCAAGCTGAAGGTGGGCGAATGGGTGATGGCCATCGGCTCGCCCTTCGGCCTGGAGAACACCGTCACGGCGGGCATCGTCAGCGCCAAGGGGCGCGACACCGGCGACTACCTGCCCTTCATCCAGACCGACGTCGCGATCAACCCCGGCAACTCCGGCGGCCCGCTGATCAACATGCGTGGCGAGGTGGTCGGCATCAACAGCCAGATCTACTCGCGCTCGGGCGGCTTCATGGGCATCTCCTTCGCGATCCCGATCGACGAAGCCACCCGCGTCGCCGAGCAGCTGCGCGTGAGCGGCCGCGTGCAGCGCGGGCGCATCGGCGTGCAGATCGACCAGGTCTCGCGCGACGTCGCCGAATCGCTGGGCCTGGGCCGCCCGCAGGGCGCGCTGGTGCGCAGCGTCGAGACCGGCTCGCCGGCCGACAAGGCGGGCGTGGAAGCGGGCGACATCATCACCAAGTTCAACGGCCAGGTGATCGACCGCGCGACCGACCTGCCGCGCCTGGTGGGCAACACCAAGCCGGGCAGCCGCGCCAATCTCACGGTGTTCCGCCGCGGCGGCACCCACGACCTGAACGTGACGGTCGCCGAGTTCGAGGCCGACAAGCCCGCCATGCGGCCCGCGCGCGCGACGCCGGAGGACAAGCCCAAGGCTGCGTCGCCCGCGGCTGCCTCGCTGGGCCTGACCGTGAGCGAACTCACCGATGCGCAGAAGCGCGAGCTGCACGTGAAGGGCGGCGTGAAGGTCGACTCCGTCACCGAGAGCGCGCAGCGCGCCGGCATCCGCGAGGGCGACATCATCGTGGCGATCGGCAACACGGACATCAACAGCGTCAAGGAGTTCGACGCCGTGATCGCCCGCGTCGACAAGAGCAAGGCCATCCCGGTGCTGCTGCGCCGGGGCGAGCTGGCCACCTACCTGGTCATCCGGCCGGCCCGGGGTTAA
- a CDS encoding MucB/RseB C-terminal domain-containing protein, producing MSRTAVLPFRVARLRLAHGLLALCAFGAVGLAAHAAPPAAREGKERTVNEWLQRMQKASYNRSYIGTFVVSSSTGAMSSARIWHACDGQRQVERVESLSGAPRQTFRRDDEVLTFVPESRTVRSEQRESLGLFPELQDPADTTIAQFYAARRVGNERVAGYDADVVQLAPKDSLRFGYRIWSEKKSGLVVKLQTLDGDGNVLEQAAFSELQLDAPVRISKLSQMMAVPEGWRVEKTQAQKTTAAAEGWSLKASVAGFRPQSCYKRPAEGVLQWIFSDGLASVSLFVEAYDPSRHQQEGVFASGATHTLTRRVQDWWVTAVGEVPAQTLKTFALSLERKR from the coding sequence ATGAGCCGCACGGCCGTCCTGCCCTTTCGCGTCGCCCGCCTGCGCCTGGCCCATGGCCTGCTGGCGCTCTGCGCCTTCGGCGCCGTGGGGCTCGCGGCCCATGCGGCGCCGCCAGCTGCCCGCGAGGGCAAGGAGCGCACCGTCAACGAGTGGCTGCAGCGGATGCAGAAGGCGTCCTATAACCGCAGCTACATCGGCACCTTCGTCGTCTCCTCCAGCACCGGCGCCATGTCCAGTGCGCGCATCTGGCACGCCTGCGACGGCCAGCGCCAGGTGGAGCGGGTGGAGTCGCTGTCGGGCGCGCCGCGCCAGACCTTCCGCCGCGACGACGAAGTCCTGACCTTCGTGCCCGAGAGCCGCACGGTCCGCAGCGAGCAGCGCGAATCGCTCGGCCTGTTCCCCGAGCTGCAAGACCCGGCCGACACCACCATCGCACAGTTCTATGCCGCCCGCCGCGTCGGCAACGAACGCGTGGCCGGCTACGACGCCGACGTCGTGCAGCTGGCGCCCAAGGATTCGCTGCGTTTCGGCTACCGTATCTGGAGCGAGAAGAAGAGCGGTCTGGTGGTGAAGCTGCAGACGCTGGACGGCGACGGCAACGTGCTGGAGCAGGCCGCATTCTCCGAACTGCAGCTGGATGCGCCGGTGCGCATCAGCAAGCTGTCGCAGATGATGGCCGTGCCCGAGGGCTGGCGCGTCGAGAAGACGCAGGCGCAGAAGACCACGGCTGCGGCCGAGGGCTGGTCGCTCAAGGCCAGCGTGGCCGGCTTCCGGCCCCAGAGCTGCTACAAGCGGCCCGCCGAAGGCGTGCTGCAGTGGATCTTCTCCGACGGGCTCGCCTCGGTCTCTCTGTTCGTCGAAGCCTACGACCCGAGCCGCCACCAGCAGGAAGGCGTGTTCGCCAGCGGCGCGACCCACACGCTCACGCGCCGCGTGCAGGACTGGTGGGTGACCGCCGTGGGCGAGGTGCCCGCGCAGACGCTGAAGACCTTCGCGCTCAGCCTTGAACGCAAGCGCTGA
- a CDS encoding sigma-E factor negative regulatory protein, with product MDELEKLDRRELISALADGQLRGEGFARGVAVATSGEGRSTWEAYCVIGEVLRTGQSHAGSAPGDFLAKLQARLGEEPARPAAPAETSIRAREDAANDWRWKLAAGFASVAAVAAIGWNVWGTAGGNGAAGPQLAVAPSPASGVIPVAAAADPRSAPMIRDPRLDQLLAAHRQFGGATALQTSSGFLRNATFEGPNR from the coding sequence ATGGACGAATTGGAAAAACTGGATCGACGGGAACTGATTTCGGCGCTGGCCGACGGGCAGCTGCGCGGCGAAGGCTTCGCGCGCGGCGTGGCCGTGGCGACCAGCGGCGAGGGCCGTTCCACCTGGGAAGCGTATTGCGTGATCGGCGAGGTGCTGCGCACCGGGCAGTCGCACGCGGGCAGCGCGCCCGGGGACTTCCTGGCGAAACTGCAGGCGCGCCTGGGCGAGGAACCGGCGCGGCCGGCCGCGCCCGCGGAAACGAGCATCCGCGCCCGCGAGGACGCGGCGAACGACTGGCGCTGGAAGCTGGCGGCTGGCTTTGCCTCCGTGGCGGCCGTGGCCGCGATCGGCTGGAACGTGTGGGGCACCGCCGGCGGCAATGGCGCCGCGGGGCCGCAGCTGGCCGTCGCGCCGTCGCCTGCGTCCGGCGTGATCCCGGTGGCTGCCGCCGCCGACCCGCGCAGCGCCCCGATGATCCGCGACCCGCGCCTGGACCAGCTGCTGGCCGCCCACCGCCAGTTCGGTGGCGCCACCGCGCTGCAGACCTCCTCCGGCTTCCTGCGCAACGCCACCTTCGAGGGGCCGAACCGCTGA
- the rpoE gene encoding RNA polymerase sigma factor RpoE: MNKTPAAPAPSSADTDLQLVERTVAGDQKAYELLVVKYQRRIERLIGRMVRDTDLVEDIAQETFIRAYRALAQFRGEAQFYTWLYRIAVNTAKKALVDLKRDPVVSESALRGGDDDEETSGVENELTSAETPETVLAAKEIAATVNSAMEALPDELRQAVTLREIEGLSYEEIAEVMNCPIGTVRSRIFRAREAISAKVKPLLENQSGKRW; this comes from the coding sequence ATGAACAAGACTCCCGCGGCCCCCGCACCTTCGTCCGCCGATACCGACCTGCAGCTGGTCGAGCGCACCGTCGCGGGCGACCAGAAGGCCTACGAGCTGCTGGTCGTGAAATACCAGCGCCGCATCGAGCGCCTGATCGGCCGCATGGTGCGCGACACCGACCTGGTCGAGGACATCGCCCAGGAAACCTTCATCCGCGCCTACCGCGCGCTCGCCCAGTTCCGCGGCGAGGCCCAGTTCTATACCTGGCTGTACCGGATCGCCGTCAATACTGCGAAAAAAGCTTTGGTCGACCTGAAGCGGGATCCCGTCGTCTCCGAGAGCGCCCTGAGGGGCGGCGATGATGACGAAGAAACTTCCGGCGTGGAGAACGAACTAACCTCCGCGGAAACACCGGAGACGGTGCTGGCCGCGAAGGAAATCGCTGCCACGGTGAACTCTGCCATGGAGGCCCTTCCCGACGAACTGCGCCAGGCGGTGACGCTGCGCGAGATCGAGGGACTGAGCTACGAAGAGATCGCCGAAGTGATGAATTGCCCGATCGGCACCGTGCGATCCCGGATCTTCCGGGCGCGCGAGGCGATTTCGGCCAAGGTGAAGCCCCTGCTGGAGAATCAGTCGGGAAAGCGGTGGTGA
- the fabF gene encoding beta-ketoacyl-ACP synthase II has protein sequence MRRRVVVTGLGCVSPVGNTVAESWANLLAGNSGIDLVKSFDASTLSVRFAGEVKGFRIEDYIPEKEARHMDRFIHLGLAAACQAVEDSGLPTGEALGDELATRIGVNIGSGIGGLPNIEQTHTELMNRGPRRISPFFVPASIINMISGHVSIKYGFKGPNIAVVTACTTGLHAVGTSARMIESGDADIMVAGGAESCVSLLGIGGFAAARALSTRNDDPKTASRPWDKDRDGFVLGEGGGVLVLEEYEHAKKRGARIYAEVAGFGMSGDAFHMTAPNVDGPRRSMVMALQNAGVNADQVDYVNAHGTSTPLGDINETNAIKLGLGEHAKKTVVNSTKSMTGHLLGGAGGIESVFTVLAVHHQKSPPTINIFNQDPECDLDYCANTARDLKIDVAVKNNFGFGGTNGTLVFKRI, from the coding sequence ATGCGCCGCCGCGTCGTCGTGACCGGCCTGGGCTGCGTCAGCCCGGTGGGGAACACCGTCGCCGAGTCCTGGGCCAACCTGCTGGCCGGGAATTCCGGCATCGACCTGGTGAAGTCCTTTGATGCCTCCACCCTGTCGGTGCGGTTTGCCGGCGAGGTGAAGGGCTTCAGGATCGAGGACTACATCCCCGAGAAGGAGGCGCGGCACATGGACCGCTTCATCCACCTGGGGCTGGCTGCCGCCTGCCAGGCGGTGGAGGATTCCGGCCTGCCGACCGGTGAAGCACTCGGCGACGAACTGGCCACGCGCATCGGCGTGAACATCGGCTCGGGCATCGGTGGCTTGCCGAACATCGAGCAGACCCACACGGAGCTGATGAACCGCGGCCCCCGCCGCATCTCTCCCTTCTTCGTGCCGGCCTCGATCATCAACATGATCTCGGGCCACGTGTCGATCAAGTACGGCTTCAAGGGCCCCAACATCGCGGTGGTGACGGCCTGCACGACCGGCCTGCACGCCGTGGGCACGTCCGCCCGCATGATCGAGAGCGGCGACGCCGACATCATGGTGGCCGGCGGCGCGGAAAGCTGCGTCTCGCTGCTGGGCATCGGCGGCTTTGCCGCGGCCCGGGCGCTGTCCACGCGCAACGACGACCCGAAGACGGCCTCCCGCCCCTGGGACAAGGACCGCGACGGCTTCGTGCTGGGCGAGGGCGGCGGCGTGCTGGTGCTCGAGGAATACGAGCATGCCAAGAAGCGCGGCGCCAGGATCTACGCCGAGGTCGCCGGCTTCGGCATGAGCGGTGACGCCTTCCACATGACCGCCCCCAACGTCGACGGCCCGCGCCGCTCGATGGTGATGGCGCTGCAGAACGCCGGCGTCAACGCCGACCAGGTGGACTACGTCAATGCGCACGGCACTTCCACGCCGCTGGGCGACATCAACGAGACGAACGCCATCAAGCTGGGGCTGGGCGAGCACGCGAAGAAGACGGTGGTGAACTCCACCAAGTCGATGACCGGCCACCTGCTGGGCGGCGCCGGCGGCATCGAATCGGTCTTCACCGTGCTGGCGGTGCACCACCAGAAGAGCCCGCCGACCATCAACATCTTCAACCAGGACCCCGAGTGCGACCTGGACTACTGCGCCAACACGGCGCGGGACCTGAAGATCGACGTGGCCGTGAAGAACAACTTCGGCTTCGGCGGCACCAACGGTACGCTGGTGTTCAAGCGCATCTGA
- the acpP gene encoding acyl carrier protein codes for MSDIEARVKKIIAEQLGVEESQVTNEKAFVADLGADSLDTVELVMALEDEFGIEIPDEDAEKITTVQNAIDYASQHQKA; via the coding sequence ATGAGCGATATCGAAGCACGTGTCAAGAAAATCATCGCCGAACAACTCGGCGTGGAAGAGTCCCAGGTCACCAACGAAAAAGCCTTCGTGGCCGACCTCGGCGCCGACTCTCTGGACACGGTGGAACTGGTCATGGCCCTCGAGGACGAGTTCGGCATCGAGATCCCGGACGAAGACGCCGAGAAGATCACGACCGTGCAGAACGCGATCGACTACGCCAGCCAGCACCAGAAGGCCTGA
- the fabG gene encoding 3-oxoacyl-ACP reductase FabG: protein MSAHVDIKGQVALVTGASRGIGAAIALELAQRGMKVVGTATSDDGAARISEALAQYQGCKGAKLDVNDAKAGEALVDAIAKEHGGLHVLVNNAGITRDTLAMRMKDEDWDAVTDTNLKAVFRMSRAVMRTMMKQRYGRILSITSVVGASGNPGQANYAAAKAGVAGMTRALARELGSRGITVNCVAPGFIETDMTAALPEEQQKALLGQIPLGHLGKPADVAHAVAWLASPQAGYVTGQEIHVNGGMYMG from the coding sequence ATGAGCGCGCACGTGGACATCAAAGGCCAGGTCGCCCTGGTGACCGGCGCTTCGCGCGGCATCGGCGCGGCCATTGCCCTGGAACTGGCCCAGCGTGGCATGAAGGTGGTCGGCACGGCCACCAGCGACGACGGCGCCGCCAGGATCAGCGAAGCGCTGGCGCAGTACCAAGGCTGCAAGGGCGCGAAGCTGGACGTCAACGACGCCAAGGCCGGCGAGGCCCTGGTGGACGCCATCGCCAAGGAACACGGCGGGCTGCACGTGCTGGTGAACAACGCCGGCATCACCCGCGACACCCTGGCCATGCGCATGAAGGACGAGGACTGGGACGCGGTCACCGACACCAACCTGAAGGCGGTGTTCCGGATGAGCCGTGCCGTCATGCGCACGATGATGAAGCAGCGCTACGGCCGCATCCTCAGCATCACCAGCGTGGTGGGCGCCTCCGGCAATCCGGGGCAGGCCAACTACGCGGCCGCCAAGGCGGGCGTGGCCGGCATGACGCGAGCGCTTGCTCGCGAGCTGGGCAGCCGGGGCATCACGGTCAATTGCGTGGCGCCGGGCTTCATCGAGACCGACATGACGGCGGCGCTGCCGGAAGAACAACAAAAAGCCCTGCTGGGCCAGATCCCGCTGGGCCATCTCGGCAAGCCGGCGGACGTCGCCCACGCCGTGGCCTGGCTGGCTTCGCCGCAGGCCGGCTACGTGACGGGACAGGAAATCCACGTCAACGGCGGAATGTACATGGGTTGA
- the fabD gene encoding ACP S-malonyltransferase gives MKPFAFVFPGQGSQAVGMLDAWGDHPTVTQTLQEASQALGEDIGRLIKEGPKEALALTTNTQPVMLVAGIAAYRAWRAEGGAEPSIVAGHSLGEYTALVAAGSLALADAAPLVRFRAQAMQEAVPVGVGAMAAILGMDAQRVIEGCAEAARSFGANSGEVVEAVNFNDPAQTVIAGSKAGVEKACEMLKGMGAKRALPLPVSAPFHSSLMKPAAEKLKERLAATRLETPTIPVVNNIEVKVETDPDRIRAALYEQAFGPVRWVECVRAIHGRGVDTVIECGPGKVLAGMAKRIDPAIQSAALYDPATLAEVKGLLQ, from the coding sequence CGGCATGCTCGACGCCTGGGGCGACCACCCCACCGTGACGCAGACGCTGCAGGAAGCCTCGCAGGCCCTGGGCGAAGACATCGGCCGCCTGATCAAGGAAGGCCCGAAAGAGGCGCTGGCCCTCACCACCAACACCCAGCCGGTGATGCTGGTGGCTGGCATCGCGGCCTATCGCGCCTGGCGCGCCGAAGGCGGCGCCGAGCCTTCCATCGTCGCCGGCCATTCGCTGGGCGAGTACACCGCGCTGGTCGCGGCCGGTTCGCTGGCGCTGGCCGATGCGGCGCCGCTGGTGCGCTTCCGCGCCCAGGCCATGCAGGAAGCCGTGCCCGTGGGCGTCGGCGCCATGGCCGCCATCCTGGGCATGGATGCCCAGCGCGTGATCGAAGGCTGCGCCGAAGCGGCCCGCAGCTTCGGCGCCAACAGCGGTGAAGTGGTGGAAGCGGTGAACTTCAACGACCCCGCGCAGACCGTCATCGCCGGCAGCAAGGCCGGCGTCGAGAAGGCCTGTGAAATGCTCAAGGGCATGGGCGCCAAGCGCGCGCTGCCGCTGCCGGTCAGTGCGCCGTTCCATTCCAGCCTGATGAAGCCGGCCGCCGAGAAGCTCAAGGAGCGCCTGGCCGCCACCCGCCTGGAAACGCCGACGATCCCGGTGGTGAACAACATCGAGGTGAAGGTCGAGACCGACCCGGACCGCATCCGCGCCGCCCTGTACGAGCAGGCCTTCGGCCCGGTGCGCTGGGTGGAGTGCGTGCGTGCCATCCATGGCCGCGGCGTCGACACCGTCATCGAATGCGGCCCCGGCAAGGTGCTGGCCGGCATGGCCAAGCGCATCGACCCGGCGATCCAGTCGGCAGCGCTGTACGACCCGGCCACGCTGGCCGAGGTGAAGGGGCTGCTGCAATGA